A window of Macrotis lagotis isolate mMagLag1 chromosome X, bilby.v1.9.chrom.fasta, whole genome shotgun sequence contains these coding sequences:
- the LOC141499125 gene encoding uncharacterized protein LOC141499125: MKEPQTFVTIRNYENMNTITTPFCTILYLTTALKKSDSIQYQSVQTPLHWACAYGYPDVVTLLVARKCHLNPRDLGGLTPLMRAIQGQREQCTSILLKHGADPKLADTFNNNTLLHYAAYGQNTAIVSELQQYNCDFEAQNKDGFTPLLLAVKENNKEMVEFFLMNGANVNAVDNNQRTPLHLGCVYGYPDVVTLLVERKCHLNPCDLEGLTPLMRAIQCEQEECISILLKHGADTKLADTFNNNTPLHYAVCVQKTATVSELLQYNCDLEAQNKVEEHLLYDKVFYELKCVIRSLRIIIDLCSSEKN, encoded by the exons atgaaggaaccACAGACATTTGTAACCatcagaaattatgaaaatatgaataCCATTACCACACCCTTTTGTACTATTCTCTACCTAACCACTGCCTTAAAGAAATCAGATTCTATACAGTATCAATCTGTGCA GACGCCTCTACACTGGGCTTGTGCTTATGGATATCCTGATGTTGTGACTCTCTTAGTGGCGAGAAAATGCCACCTGAACCCACGTGACCTTGGAGGTCTAACACCTTTAATGAGG GCAATACAAGGTCAGCGGGAACAATGTACATCTATCCTGCTTAAGCATGGTGCAGACCCTAAGCTTGCAGATACCTTCAACAACAACACTCTGCTTCACTATGCTGCCTATGGCCAGAACACTGCTATAGTTTCAGAGCTGCAGCAATATAATTGTGACTTTGAGGCACAAAACAAG GATGGCTTTACACCACTTTTGCTTGCagttaaagaaaacaataaagaaatggTCGAATTTTTCCTAATGAATGGAGCAAATGTGAATGCTGTGGATAATAATCAAAG gACCCCTCTACACTTGGGTTGTGTTTATGGATATCCAGATGTTGTGACTCTCCTAGTGGAGAGAAAATGCCACCTGAACCCATGTGACCTAGAAGGTCTAACACCTTTAATGAGG GCAATACAATGTGAGCAGGAGGAATGTATATCTATCCTGCTTAAGCATGGTGCAGACACTAAGCTTGCGGATACCTTCAACAACAACACTCCGCTTCATTATGCTGTCTGTGTCCAGAAGACAGCCACAGTTTCAGAGCTGCTGCAATATAATTGTGACCTTGAGGCACAAAACAAGGTAGAAGAACACCTCTTGTATGATAAAGTGTTTTATGAGCTAAAATGTGTAATCAG GTCTCTTAGAATCATCATTGATCTTTGTTCATCTGAGAAGAACTAA